From Streptomyces sp. 6-11-2, one genomic window encodes:
- a CDS encoding prenyltransferase/squalene oxidase repeat-containing protein codes for MNFRRSAAALAAAVSVIGSAAPAVADTSAGPSPSSPALPAGLYGTTDPQYDGVWRQSLALLAQHTVEVRPAAKAVDWLTGQQCADGSFAPFRAEPGKACDAKLMVDTNSTAAAVQALAALGGHDTVTGKAVSWLKSVQNKDGGWGYTPGGPSDTNSTSVVIGALAAVGQKPESVVKDGKSPYDALLTFALPCSGDGAGAFAYQPDKKGELAANADATAAAVVAALGQGMAPKGNAKGAESRCEDSGKPSPDRAAANGASYLAQAVAKDGHLTSSLPGSTDQPDFGNTADTVVALAAQSGPAQAQKPLKWLEKNSEAWAKQSGPAAYAQLVFAARAAGADPRDFGGVDLVERLNATGPAPQAAKSDSPFGVWWTVGVFLVAGVGIGFLLSGRKKQGQS; via the coding sequence ATGAACTTCCGCCGCAGCGCCGCGGCCCTGGCCGCCGCCGTCTCCGTGATCGGCAGCGCGGCCCCCGCCGTCGCAGACACGTCCGCCGGCCCGTCCCCGTCGTCGCCGGCTCTTCCGGCCGGGCTCTACGGCACGACCGACCCCCAGTACGACGGCGTCTGGCGCCAGTCCCTGGCGCTGCTCGCGCAGCACACCGTGGAGGTGCGGCCCGCCGCCAAGGCCGTGGACTGGCTGACCGGACAGCAGTGCGCCGACGGCTCCTTCGCGCCCTTCCGCGCCGAGCCGGGCAAGGCCTGCGACGCCAAGCTGATGGTCGACACCAACAGCACCGCCGCCGCCGTGCAGGCCCTCGCCGCGCTCGGCGGCCACGACACGGTCACCGGCAAGGCGGTGTCCTGGCTGAAGTCCGTGCAGAACAAGGACGGCGGCTGGGGGTACACGCCCGGCGGGCCCAGCGACACCAACTCGACCTCGGTCGTGATCGGCGCGCTCGCCGCCGTCGGGCAGAAGCCGGAGAGTGTGGTCAAGGACGGCAAGTCCCCCTACGACGCCCTGCTGACCTTCGCCCTGCCGTGCTCCGGCGACGGGGCCGGCGCCTTCGCCTACCAGCCGGACAAGAAGGGCGAGCTCGCCGCCAACGCGGACGCCACGGCGGCCGCCGTCGTCGCCGCGCTCGGGCAGGGCATGGCCCCCAAGGGCAACGCCAAGGGCGCCGAGTCCCGTTGCGAGGACTCGGGCAAGCCCAGCCCGGACCGGGCCGCGGCCAACGGCGCCTCGTACCTCGCGCAGGCCGTCGCCAAGGACGGTCACCTCACCTCCTCCCTCCCCGGTTCCACCGACCAGCCCGACTTCGGCAACACCGCCGACACGGTCGTCGCCCTGGCCGCGCAGAGCGGGCCCGCGCAGGCGCAGAAGCCGCTGAAGTGGCTGGAGAAGAACTCCGAGGCATGGGCCAAGCAGAGCGGTCCCGCCGCCTACGCCCAGCTCGTCTTCGCGGCCCGCGCGGCCGGCGCCGACCCGCGTGACTTCGGCGGTGTCGACCTGGTCGAGCGGCTCAACGCGACCGGACCGGCCCCGCAGGCCGCGAAGAGCGACTCCCCCTTCGGCGTCTGGTGGACCGTCGGCGTCTTCCTCGTCGCGGGCGTCGGCATCGGGTTCCTGCTGAGCGGCCGGAAGAAGCAGGGCCAGTCGTGA